A region of Ignavibacteriota bacterium DNA encodes the following proteins:
- a CDS encoding DUF354 domain-containing protein: MRNIKIIIDINHPAHVHFFKNLYFQLVKDEYEVRVTSTTKEISELLLNIYNIPYVNMGTYRKGLFKKFIDFLIVGLKFTLFCFKFKPDYILSISSARPFGTLVSKAKFFVFTDTEHAKEQIKLFKPFATKIYTPDCFTDDLGPKQIRYAGYHELAYLHPDRFTPNPEVLKEIGLTENDKFFVVRFVSWEATHDVGQKGLSIEDKRKLIETLKPHGKIIISSEKELPEEFEEYRMKICPTKMHDLLYYATMYLGEGGTMASEAACLGTYSIYMNSLPSMGYIKEEIEKYNLIYKSIDIKEILNHLNSIDFDRVKLESNEKANKIVADKIDVTKFIYDLKAFNFH, from the coding sequence ATGAGAAATATAAAAATTATAATTGATATTAACCATCCTGCTCATGTACATTTTTTTAAGAATTTGTATTTCCAATTAGTAAAAGATGAATATGAAGTCAGAGTAACATCAACAACTAAAGAAATTAGTGAATTACTTTTAAATATATACAATATACCTTATGTGAATATGGGTACATATAGAAAAGGATTATTTAAAAAGTTTATTGATTTTCTAATTGTTGGATTGAAATTTACTTTGTTTTGCTTTAAATTTAAACCCGACTATATACTAAGTATTTCTTCTGCAAGACCATTTGGAACTTTAGTATCAAAAGCAAAGTTCTTTGTTTTCACTGATACAGAGCACGCTAAAGAACAAATAAAGTTATTTAAACCTTTTGCAACTAAAATTTATACACCGGATTGTTTTACGGATGACTTGGGACCAAAGCAAATCAGATACGCCGGATATCACGAACTTGCATATTTGCATCCTGATAGATTTACCCCAAATCCTGAAGTATTGAAAGAAATTGGATTAACCGAAAATGATAAATTCTTTGTAGTTCGTTTCGTATCATGGGAGGCAACTCATGATGTTGGGCAAAAAGGACTTAGCATTGAAGATAAAAGAAAACTAATTGAAACTTTGAAGCCACACGGAAAAATAATTATCTCTTCTGAAAAAGAATTACCGGAAGAATTTGAAGAATACAGAATGAAAATATGCCCTACAAAGATGCATGATTTACTCTACTATGCAACAATGTATTTGGGTGAGGGTGGAACAATGGCAAGTGAAGCCGCTTGCTTGGGAACTTATTCAATTTATATGAATTCTTTGCCTTCAATGGGATATATAAAGGAAGAAATTGAAAAGTATAATTTAATCTATAAATCAATAGATATTAAAGAAATTTTGAATCACTTAAATTCAATTGATTTTGATAGAGTAAAGTTAGAATCGAATGAAAAAGCTAACAAGATAGTAGCAGATAAAATTGATGTGACAAAATTTATTTATGATTTAAAAGCTTTTAATTTTCACTGA
- a CDS encoding phenylacetate--CoA ligase family protein, protein MIKSVIFKLANNVFDIDIIKLYEQFKNIEFKSKLELKKDQETQLNRMLIHCYNNVPYYKEIFNNLNIKYDDINTIEDLGKLPVLTKEIVKKNPNQFIPKNLVQFKHKQGRTGGTTGTPFIFYIDHKQRIRSIALLYLGLTNAGYNFGDKILFLGGSSIGGSGSIGIKYFYKYGLNFHKLSSFDMEERNLKLYYNTLVKEKPLYIRGYASSLYFLADWIDKSNLNNYKFNAVFSMTEKLHDYMREKIENVFQCKVFDQYGLYDGGLSAYECVKHDGMHIDTQNSIMETVDSNNMENCESEGRVLATSLYNYAYPLIRYETGDIATVTEELCSCGRQTKRIKEIVGRSVDILQSPDGKYIHGWIFSYIFKVHCQGIKQYQVIQEDLFNITIKIIKEKNFDENQIKMINKIVHDRAPMWILNFEFVDSIDTTEAGKFKYIINKLNSQKHDS, encoded by the coding sequence ATGATAAAATCCGTTATATTTAAACTAGCAAATAATGTTTTTGATATAGATATTATCAAGCTATATGAACAATTCAAAAATATTGAATTTAAATCAAAATTAGAGTTAAAAAAAGATCAAGAGACTCAGTTAAATAGAATGTTGATCCACTGTTATAATAATGTTCCATATTACAAAGAAATATTTAACAATTTAAATATAAAGTATGATGATATTAACACAATTGAAGATTTAGGTAAATTACCTGTTTTAACTAAAGAAATTGTAAAAAAGAATCCGAATCAATTCATACCCAAAAATTTAGTTCAATTCAAGCATAAACAAGGGAGAACAGGCGGTACAACAGGTACACCTTTTATATTTTATATAGACCATAAACAAAGAATAAGGAGTATAGCACTTCTTTACTTAGGTTTAACAAATGCTGGTTATAATTTTGGTGATAAAATACTCTTTCTTGGAGGAAGTTCAATAGGTGGTAGTGGAAGTATTGGAATAAAATACTTTTATAAATATGGATTGAATTTTCATAAATTATCATCTTTTGATATGGAAGAGAGAAATTTGAAATTATATTATAATACTTTGGTTAAAGAAAAACCATTGTATATACGCGGATATGCTTCTTCATTATATTTTTTGGCAGACTGGATTGACAAATCAAATTTAAATAATTATAAATTTAATGCCGTATTTTCAATGACTGAAAAGCTTCATGATTATATGCGTGAAAAAATTGAAAATGTATTCCAATGTAAAGTATTTGATCAATATGGATTGTATGATGGTGGTTTGAGTGCATACGAATGCGTAAAACACGATGGCATGCATATAGATACTCAAAATTCAATAATGGAAACAGTTGATTCTAACAATATGGAAAATTGCGAATCTGAAGGTCGAGTATTAGCTACAAGTTTGTATAACTATGCCTACCCTTTAATAAGGTATGAGACCGGTGATATTGCAACCGTAACAGAAGAATTATGTTCATGTGGCAGGCAAACCAAAAGAATAAAGGAAATTGTAGGAAGGTCTGTTGATATATTACAATCTCCAGATGGTAAATATATTCATGGCTGGATATTCTCATATATATTTAAAGTGCATTGCCAAGGTATTAAACAATATCAAGTTATACAAGAAGATTTATTCAATATAACAATCAAAATCATTAAAGAAAAAAATTTTGATGAAAACCAAATCAAGATGATTAATAAAATTGTTCATGATAGAGCACCAATGTGGATTTTAAATTTCGAGTTTGTAGATTCAATTGATACAACGGAAGCTGGAAAATTTAAGTATATTATCAATAAATTAAATAGTCAAAAGCATGATAGTTGA
- a CDS encoding glycosyltransferase family 39 protein: protein MLVLEINGKLFKEFTNFKIHEFYNYLKINKIVIVIILYLIFSVTLFSFRGLSNHDTLVYALTANAISESTTIEYSSYKYLDLYGILKADKHGYGYPMFKVIENLLNINNSNSDFYYRFIPLVNGGYLILLVYLFLKEKVNEIVALYSSALLLFSGSFIFLIATYGSSSISYVLFLLSNIYIYELLTKKKSYNLLLFSMTVGLGATVHSINLIILPVQIILYLLLVKQNIFKSMEQILIFTILIQIFGVSNYLFEIIWGDGWIFGAKFNFLTKVERILDLILKML from the coding sequence ATGCTTGTTCTTGAAATTAATGGAAAATTGTTTAAAGAATTTACAAATTTTAAAATTCACGAATTTTACAATTACCTAAAAATCAATAAAATAGTTATAGTTATTATTTTATATTTGATATTTTCTGTGACTCTTTTTTCTTTTAGAGGATTATCCAATCATGATACTTTAGTTTATGCACTAACAGCTAATGCAATTTCTGAATCCACTACAATAGAATATAGTAGTTATAAGTACTTAGATTTGTATGGAATTCTCAAGGCAGATAAGCATGGATACGGCTATCCTATGTTTAAAGTGATTGAGAATCTTTTAAACATCAACAACTCAAACTCAGACTTTTATTATAGGTTTATTCCACTTGTCAATGGAGGTTATCTAATTTTACTAGTATATTTATTTTTGAAAGAAAAAGTAAATGAGATTGTAGCATTGTATAGTTCTGCACTATTATTGTTTTCTGGTTCATTTATTTTCTTAATTGCAACATACGGCTCGTCATCAATTTCTTACGTCTTATTTTTATTATCTAACATATATATTTACGAGCTTCTGACAAAAAAGAAGAGTTACAATCTTCTATTATTTTCAATGACAGTTGGACTTGGAGCAACAGTACATTCAATCAATTTAATAATACTACCTGTGCAAATTATTTTATACCTATTATTGGTAAAGCAAAATATATTTAAGTCGATGGAACAAATCCTAATTTTTACTATTCTCATACAAATATTTGGTGTATCAAATTATTTATTTGAAATAATTTGGGGAGACGGCTGGATATTTGGAGCAAAGTTTAATTTTCTAACTAAAGTTGAAAGAATACTTGATTTAATACTTAAAATGTTATGA
- a CDS encoding polysaccharide deacetylase family protein encodes MNKIFLSIDLDDWYHTPAITGSSFAMYKTVDEFFKDWNGRFDYITDSTLKTLELLKKHNITATFFVIADQVDRYPVIMKALKESKHEIACHSLHHTVPFDTKTKVQTQSNDEWKSELLQAKNILENYFEREVSGYRAPAMKNKMMKI; translated from the coding sequence TTGAACAAAATCTTTCTCTCCATAGACCTTGATGATTGGTATCATACTCCTGCGATAACGGGTAGTTCATTTGCTATGTATAAAACGGTGGATGAATTCTTTAAAGATTGGAACGGACGCTTTGACTATATTACTGATTCCACGCTCAAGACTCTTGAACTTCTGAAGAAGCATAACATAACTGCTACTTTCTTTGTGATTGCCGACCAGGTGGACAGATACCCCGTGATTATGAAAGCACTTAAAGAATCGAAACACGAAATCGCGTGTCATAGTCTGCATCATACCGTGCCTTTCGATACTAAAACAAAGGTACAGACTCAATCTAATGATGAATGGAAATCTGAATTGTTGCAGGCAAAGAATATTCTTGAAAATTATTTTGAGCGTGAGGTTTCTGGTTACAGGGCACCTGCGATGAAAAACAAAATGATGAAAATATGA